One window of Microcoleus vaginatus PCC 9802 genomic DNA carries:
- a CDS encoding polysaccharide deacetylase, translating into MKRIFLVGAPRSGTTILQSLLAAHPEVISFPESKFFHYLLYDQFAGKLPGRMEAFFKDEIKRPELLKDFDDTQTVEAKASWFVRVLDGLAAEQKKSIWLEKTPEHIYFIDDIQRFLPDAKFIHILRNGMDTIASMYEATRNFNELWGAGWDLNHCIDRWEHAMLTSHKYINKLNHILVKYEDLLDNKTQVLGKICNFMGIEYDDRMLVNYQEKAANLSLNLPWHKGIERDVKSSNVHKYHKIFTRKEIRYILDKIQRVNEEMAWKVTVEVTERISDIYAWQICDRLCCTITLEGIKLGIIELPICDCMVAAGILADAIAAQFAWPILDRFFQRNRCEKGNKLWETLLEPLHPKHDWTLFMQELWGRPHWHLEDFYKPEIAEEVSTITIEKKLIVLEISEKFANIKVELSEIDVLVKVGGVAVGVVTVAVENNFVSAQKLRSTITRNMGFELCIAAVREALLGKPLNGKQWLRSRLASCAQQRSNLPDCWNAPGAGGIYPPNAVMFGRRSGAIGTSVSRRASLPAAALQEIESAAAIAGEPTRQIPPENEFPKQVFYVGEPTRQIPPENEFPKQVFYAPEIICSKSSYREVSHSVKPQVFDNHSVTQKLPILSYRRISADGLDAVTPQIFEQQLHNLKNLGYYSASLENWRSAKQAKTPLPGKAVLMTFDGGYLDFFQYAWPLLKRFDFTATVFLVAESIGKTNSWEKAEFEEVPLMGWPEILQLRDAGIEFGSMSATHQPLTALSPTEIVREAAKSRAILERGLEKPVKCFAYPYGDVDPIVAHLIGATGYTFGVSYTLNFSSFDDALLSLPRIQVTAENALKLA; encoded by the coding sequence ATGAAACGCATATTTCTCGTAGGAGCGCCTCGCAGTGGCACAACAATTCTTCAAAGCTTGTTAGCGGCTCATCCAGAAGTTATTTCTTTTCCGGAATCTAAGTTTTTTCACTATTTGCTGTACGATCAGTTTGCGGGAAAGTTGCCAGGTAGAATGGAAGCTTTTTTTAAGGATGAGATTAAACGTCCTGAACTTTTGAAAGATTTTGATGACACCCAAACTGTGGAAGCTAAAGCTAGTTGGTTTGTGAGAGTTTTGGATGGTTTGGCGGCTGAACAAAAAAAAAGCATTTGGTTGGAAAAAACGCCGGAACACATATATTTTATTGATGACATACAGCGCTTTTTGCCCGATGCGAAATTCATACATATTTTACGAAACGGTATGGATACAATAGCTTCTATGTATGAGGCTACTAGGAATTTTAACGAATTGTGGGGCGCTGGTTGGGATTTAAACCACTGTATCGATCGGTGGGAACACGCGATGTTAACTAGCCACAAATATATTAATAAATTAAATCATATATTAGTTAAATATGAGGATCTTTTAGATAACAAAACACAAGTTCTAGGAAAAATTTGTAATTTTATGGGCATTGAATATGACGATAGAATGCTCGTTAACTATCAAGAAAAAGCAGCGAACCTCAGTTTAAATTTACCTTGGCACAAAGGAATTGAGAGAGATGTCAAAAGTAGTAACGTTCACAAATATCATAAAATTTTCACTCGCAAAGAAATCAGATATATTTTAGATAAAATTCAGCGAGTCAACGAGGAAATGGCCTGGAAAGTGACGGTGGAAGTGACGGAACGAATTTCGGATATTTACGCTTGGCAAATATGCGATCGCCTGTGCTGTACGATCACACTAGAAGGAATTAAACTCGGTATTATTGAATTGCCTATTTGCGATTGCATGGTTGCGGCTGGGATTTTGGCGGATGCGATCGCAGCCCAGTTTGCTTGGCCCATTCTCGATCGCTTCTTTCAACGAAATCGCTGCGAAAAAGGCAATAAATTGTGGGAAACTTTGCTGGAACCATTGCACCCTAAACATGACTGGACGCTATTTATGCAAGAATTATGGGGGCGTCCGCATTGGCATTTGGAGGATTTCTACAAGCCTGAAATAGCTGAGGAAGTCTCAACAATTACCATCGAAAAAAAATTGATTGTCTTAGAAATTAGCGAAAAATTTGCTAATATAAAAGTTGAGCTTTCTGAAATAGACGTGCTGGTGAAAGTAGGCGGCGTGGCTGTCGGTGTTGTCACTGTTGCGGTGGAAAATAATTTTGTTTCGGCTCAAAAATTGCGATCGACAATTACTCGAAATATGGGTTTTGAGTTGTGCATCGCCGCCGTGCGAGAAGCTTTGCTGGGAAAACCACTCAACGGCAAGCAATGGCTACGATCGCGCTTAGCCTCTTGTGCTCAACAAAGGTCTAATTTGCCCGACTGCTGGAATGCACCGGGTGCTGGGGGCATTTATCCCCCAAATGCGGTGATGTTCGGCAGGCGATCGGGTGCGATCGGGACGAGTGTCAGCCGTCGCGCCTCACTCCCGGCGGCGGCGCTGCAGGAAATCGAGTCAGCGGCGGCAATCGCTGGGGAACCGACAAGGCAAATTCCCCCAGAAAACGAGTTTCCAAAGCAAGTATTTTACGTTGGGGAACCGACAAGGCAAATTCCCCCAGAAAACGAGTTTCCAAAGCAAGTATTTTACGCACCGGAAATCATTTGCTCAAAATCTTCTTATCGGGAAGTTTCTCACTCGGTGAAACCTCAAGTTTTTGACAATCATAGCGTTACACAAAAACTCCCGATTCTCTCCTACCGCCGCATTTCTGCTGACGGTTTAGACGCAGTTACTCCCCAGATTTTTGAACAACAGTTACACAATCTCAAAAATCTGGGTTATTACAGTGCGAGTTTGGAAAATTGGCGAAGCGCGAAACAGGCTAAAACTCCTTTACCCGGTAAAGCTGTATTGATGACATTTGACGGCGGCTATCTCGACTTTTTCCAATATGCTTGGCCTCTGCTAAAACGCTTTGATTTTACAGCAACTGTTTTTTTGGTAGCGGAGTCAATAGGAAAGACAAATAGTTGGGAAAAAGCCGAATTTGAAGAAGTGCCGTTAATGGGATGGCCGGAAATTTTGCAACTGCGGGATGCAGGGATTGAATTCGGTTCTATGTCTGCTACTCATCAACCTTTGACTGCATTGTCGCCCACAGAAATTGTGCGGGAGGCGGCCAAATCCCGTGCTATCTTGGAACGGGGATTAGAGAAACCTGTTAAATGTTTTGCCTATCCTTACGGGGATGTCGATCCAATTGTAGCGCATTTAATTGGAGCGACTGGATATACTTTTGGTGTATCATATACATTAAATTTTAGCAGTTTTGACGATGCTTTATTGTCGCTGCCGCGCATTCAAGTCACCGCCGAAAATGCCTTAAAATTAGCTTAG
- a CDS encoding NAD(P)/FAD-dependent oxidoreductase, with amino-acid sequence MNLKSFDIVIVGAGPAGGHCARILAKSGHKVLLAEQNDTFNKNDFSSAATPLETLYQFDLPESVIGSFWHKLTIETSKVSQTWESPESLGVVLNFAKFRAFLASEVERFGGEVWLGYRYTGHLQSKGETTVEFKQLSDGQLIQVSTKVLVDATGFARAIMYEKEKDKPDFLSGTGIEYLIEVEPEIYNKHSGDLILFVGDKWMPKGYSWIFPMEPNRLKVGAARIFLEQKTLRHLSPLKKYIDLLIDEYLKSKNYKIIDKHGSMLKYSRGLKDIYCKDNIIAIGDSVSTVNFLGGEGIRHGMDGAQIAGKYIQRYLEGKISDFRDYEREMHRKFDQKWNISERLAVRKYIDDVNDKLTDKMISYLKYMKTEDVMEILFHYKFEKISRGLGGYLQRKIKELINKFHL; translated from the coding sequence ATGAATTTAAAAAGTTTTGACATAGTAATAGTAGGAGCCGGCCCCGCAGGCGGACACTGCGCGAGAATCCTAGCCAAATCCGGCCACAAAGTCTTGCTGGCCGAGCAAAACGACACTTTTAATAAAAATGACTTTTCTAGCGCCGCTACACCTCTAGAAACCCTCTATCAATTCGATTTACCAGAATCCGTTATCGGCAGTTTTTGGCACAAACTTACTATTGAAACTAGCAAAGTCAGTCAAACTTGGGAGTCTCCCGAAAGCTTGGGAGTTGTTCTCAACTTTGCTAAATTTAGAGCATTTTTGGCCAGCGAAGTTGAGCGATTTGGCGGTGAAGTTTGGCTTGGTTATCGCTACACCGGACATTTACAAAGCAAGGGCGAAACAACAGTCGAATTTAAACAGTTATCCGACGGTCAACTTATCCAAGTCAGCACTAAAGTATTGGTTGATGCTACTGGCTTTGCTAGGGCGATTATGTACGAAAAAGAGAAGGATAAGCCAGATTTTTTGTCGGGAACCGGAATCGAATATTTAATTGAAGTAGAGCCAGAAATTTACAATAAACACAGCGGCGATTTAATCTTATTTGTGGGTGATAAATGGATGCCTAAAGGTTATTCTTGGATATTTCCAATGGAACCAAACAGGCTAAAAGTTGGTGCTGCCCGAATTTTTTTAGAGCAGAAAACGCTGAGGCATTTGTCACCGCTGAAAAAATATATTGATTTATTGATTGATGAATATCTGAAGTCTAAAAATTATAAAATTATTGACAAACACGGTTCCATGCTGAAGTACAGTCGTGGTTTGAAGGATATTTATTGCAAGGATAATATAATTGCGATCGGCGATAGTGTCTCGACAGTAAATTTTTTGGGTGGCGAAGGGATTAGACACGGGATGGATGGTGCCCAAATCGCGGGGAAATATATTCAAAGGTATTTGGAGGGGAAAATCTCAGATTTTCGAGATTATGAGAGGGAAATGCACCGCAAGTTTGATCAGAAATGGAATATTTCGGAAAGGTTGGCGGTGAGAAAGTATATCGATGATGTTAATGATAAACTGACAGATAAAATGATTTCTTATTTAAAGTATATGAAAACTGAAGATGTTATGGAGATTTTATTTCATTATAAATTCGAGAAAATTTCCCGAGGATTAGGCGGTTATTTGCAGCGAAAAATCAAGGAATTGATTAATAAGTTTCACTTGTAA
- a CDS encoding 1-deoxy-D-xylulose-5-phosphate synthase, which yields MHLSELTHPNQLHGLSIHQLEQIARQIREKHLETVAASGGHLGPGLGVVELTLALYQTLDLDRDKVTWDVGHQAYPHKLITGRYNQFHTLRQKDGVAGYLKRCESKFDHFGAGHASTSISAALGMAMARDLKGENFKTVAVIGDGALTGGMALEAINHAGHMPKTNLLVVLNDNEMSISPNVGAITRYLNKMRLSPPVQFLKDNLEEQFKHIPFVGETFTPEMERLKEGMKRLAVSKVGAVIEELGFTYMGPVDGHNLEELIATFKQAHTIQGPVLVHVVTVKGKGYAIAEKDQVGYHAQNPFNLATGKGLPSTKPKPPAYSKVFAHALVKLAEDNPKIVGITAAMATGTGLDKLHEKLPKQYIDVGIAEQHAVTLSAGLACEGMRPVVAIYSTFVQRGYDQIIHDVCIQNLPVFFCLDRAGIVGADGPTHQGMYDISFLRCLPNMTIMAPKDEAELQRMIVTGINHTSGPITMRYPRGNGYGVPLMEEGWEELPIGKGEILRNGDDLLILGYGSMVYPAMQTAEILSEHGIEATVINARFVKPLDTELILPLAQRIGRVVTLEEGSLMGGFGSAVAESLLDNNVLVPLMRLGVPDTLVDHATPEQSFASLGLTPPQMADRILATFSRKQSPVSV from the coding sequence ATGCATCTCAGCGAACTGACTCACCCAAACCAATTACACGGCCTCTCGATTCATCAACTCGAACAAATTGCCCGACAAATTCGAGAAAAGCATTTAGAAACTGTAGCCGCTAGCGGCGGCCACCTCGGCCCAGGATTGGGTGTAGTCGAACTGACCTTAGCACTCTACCAAACACTCGACCTCGATCGCGACAAAGTTACCTGGGATGTGGGCCACCAAGCTTATCCTCACAAATTAATCACCGGCCGCTACAACCAATTCCACACCCTACGCCAAAAAGACGGCGTTGCAGGCTATCTCAAGCGCTGCGAGAGCAAATTTGACCACTTCGGCGCAGGTCACGCTTCCACAAGCATTTCCGCAGCACTAGGAATGGCAATGGCGCGCGACCTCAAAGGGGAAAACTTTAAAACTGTAGCAGTCATCGGCGACGGCGCATTGACGGGCGGCATGGCACTCGAAGCGATCAACCACGCGGGCCATATGCCGAAAACCAATTTATTAGTTGTGCTCAACGACAACGAGATGTCAATCTCGCCAAACGTCGGCGCAATTACCCGCTATTTGAACAAGATGCGATTGTCGCCACCGGTGCAGTTTCTCAAAGATAACTTAGAGGAACAATTCAAACACATTCCCTTTGTCGGCGAAACTTTTACTCCTGAAATGGAACGCCTCAAAGAAGGGATGAAACGCTTGGCAGTCTCGAAAGTTGGAGCAGTAATTGAAGAATTAGGCTTTACTTACATGGGCCCGGTAGATGGGCACAATTTGGAAGAGTTAATTGCCACTTTCAAACAAGCTCATACCATTCAAGGGCCGGTGTTGGTTCACGTGGTGACGGTGAAGGGCAAAGGATATGCGATCGCCGAAAAAGACCAAGTAGGATATCACGCCCAAAATCCCTTTAACTTAGCCACGGGCAAAGGCCTTCCCTCCACTAAACCCAAGCCTCCAGCTTACTCGAAAGTATTTGCCCACGCCCTAGTCAAGCTAGCAGAAGATAATCCCAAAATTGTCGGCATTACCGCTGCAATGGCAACCGGAACAGGTCTGGATAAACTTCATGAAAAACTGCCGAAACAGTACATTGATGTCGGGATTGCCGAACAGCACGCCGTGACGTTATCCGCTGGTTTAGCCTGCGAAGGAATGCGCCCGGTTGTGGCAATTTACTCGACATTTGTGCAGCGAGGATATGACCAAATAATTCACGATGTTTGCATCCAAAACTTGCCAGTTTTCTTCTGTTTGGATCGGGCTGGAATTGTCGGTGCTGACGGCCCAACTCACCAAGGAATGTACGACATTTCCTTCTTGCGGTGCCTGCCAAATATGACAATTATGGCGCCAAAAGATGAAGCAGAATTGCAGCGGATGATAGTCACAGGAATCAACCACACCAGCGGCCCGATCACCATGCGTTACCCGCGCGGCAACGGTTACGGGGTGCCTCTGATGGAAGAAGGTTGGGAAGAGTTGCCGATCGGCAAAGGCGAAATTCTCCGCAACGGCGACGATTTGCTGATCTTGGGTTACGGTTCAATGGTTTATCCGGCAATGCAAACCGCCGAGATTCTGAGCGAACACGGTATTGAAGCAACTGTCATCAATGCGCGTTTTGTCAAGCCTTTGGACACCGAATTAATCTTGCCTTTAGCACAGCGAATCGGGCGAGTTGTCACTTTAGAAGAAGGCTCTTTGATGGGCGGCTTCGGTTCAGCAGTAGCCGAATCGTTGCTGGACAATAATGTCCTCGTGCCGCTGATGCGGCTGGGCGTACCGGATACATTAGTAGATCATGCAACGCCAGAGCAATCATTTGCAAGTTTAGGGTTAACTCCACCGCAAATGGCCGATCGCATCTTAGCAACATTCAGCCGCAAACAGTCACCCGTTAGCGTGTAA
- a CDS encoding XRE family transcriptional regulator has translation MGYVRLRIRELAEQKGWTLKQVADQSGVNYNTVRSYVQRDALNTADISAVYKIARAFDVTMEDLVEILED, from the coding sequence ATGGGATACGTTAGACTGCGGATTCGAGAACTAGCTGAGCAAAAGGGTTGGACTCTAAAGCAAGTTGCCGATCAATCAGGAGTGAATTACAACACTGTTAGAAGCTACGTTCAGCGCGATGCTTTGAACACGGCCGATATTTCTGCTGTCTACAAAATCGCCCGCGCCTTCGATGTGACGATGGAAGATTTGGTTGAGATTTTGGAAGATTAA
- a CDS encoding thioredoxin domain-containing protein — translation MVNRLAQSQSLYLRKHAENPIDWWPWCDEALEAARSENKPIFLSIGYSSCHWCTVMEGEAFSDRAIAEYMNSHFIPVKVDREERPDIDSIYMQTLQMMTGQGGWPLNVFLTPDERVPFYGGTYFPVEPRYGRPGFLEVLQAIRRFYDTEKGKVEAFKAEILGNLQQTAALSGVTAELNREIFQKGLELNTGIVAGHNPGPSFPMIPYAELALRGTRFNFESKYDSKQVCTQRGLDLALGGIYDQVGGGFHRYTVDPTWTVPHFEKMLYDNGQIVEYLANLWGAGIQEPAFETAIAGTVEWLKREMTAPTGYFYAAQDADSFNTSEEVEPEEGAFYVWTYAELEQLLTPEELAEIKAHFTVSRSGNFEGKNVLQRRHPGKLSDTVKTALAKLFQVRYGGNPDSVKTFPPARNNQEAKNESWPGRIPAVTDTKMIAAWNSLVISGLARAAAVFGNWEYLELAVKAANFILDNQWTDGRFQRLNYDGHSAVTAQSEDYALFVKALLDLHQASLTLGNGEEAKQLPNSQFWLNKAVQVQEEFDEFLWSVELGGYYNTAKDASGDLLVRERSYIDNATPAANGIAIASLVRLALLGPNLEYLDRAQQGLQAFSSIVQDAPQACPSLLSAIDWYQHSTLIRTTPDQISGLISQYYPTAVCQIEADLPEGVIGLVCECLTCKEPAKTQERLLAEILQSQTRV, via the coding sequence ATGGTCAACCGTCTTGCTCAATCCCAAAGCCTTTACCTGCGGAAACACGCCGAAAATCCGATCGACTGGTGGCCTTGGTGCGACGAAGCTTTGGAAGCGGCCCGGAGCGAAAATAAACCGATTTTCCTGTCAATTGGCTACTCTAGCTGCCACTGGTGTACGGTGATGGAAGGGGAAGCATTTTCCGATCGCGCGATCGCCGAATACATGAATTCGCACTTTATACCCGTAAAAGTCGATCGCGAAGAACGACCGGATATCGACAGCATTTATATGCAAACCTTGCAAATGATGACCGGTCAAGGCGGTTGGCCGCTCAACGTTTTTCTCACTCCCGACGAGCGAGTACCCTTCTACGGAGGCACTTATTTCCCCGTAGAACCGCGCTACGGACGGCCGGGATTTTTAGAAGTTTTGCAAGCAATTCGCCGCTTTTACGACACAGAAAAAGGCAAAGTAGAAGCCTTCAAAGCAGAGATTTTAGGCAACCTCCAACAGACGGCAGCGCTGTCAGGAGTAACCGCCGAATTAAATCGCGAAATCTTTCAAAAAGGCTTAGAACTCAACACCGGAATTGTTGCCGGCCACAACCCCGGGCCCAGTTTTCCGATGATACCTTATGCTGAGCTAGCCCTGCGGGGAACGCGATTTAATTTTGAATCAAAATACGACAGCAAACAAGTCTGCACTCAGCGCGGATTAGACTTAGCATTGGGCGGCATTTATGACCAGGTAGGAGGCGGATTTCACCGCTATACGGTTGATCCGACTTGGACTGTGCCACACTTTGAAAAAATGCTCTACGACAACGGTCAAATTGTTGAGTATTTAGCAAACTTGTGGGGCGCGGGAATACAAGAACCCGCTTTTGAAACTGCGATCGCGGGGACAGTAGAATGGTTGAAGCGAGAAATGACCGCGCCAACAGGCTATTTTTATGCTGCACAGGATGCTGATAGTTTTAACACTTCAGAGGAAGTTGAACCGGAAGAAGGAGCATTTTATGTCTGGACTTATGCCGAACTGGAACAACTATTAACTCCTGAGGAATTGGCGGAAATTAAAGCACACTTTACTGTTAGTCGCAGCGGCAATTTTGAAGGCAAGAATGTATTACAGCGCCGCCATCCAGGAAAACTGAGCGACACGGTAAAAACGGCTTTAGCTAAACTCTTTCAAGTTCGCTACGGTGGCAATCCCGATAGTGTAAAAACCTTTCCGCCAGCCCGCAACAATCAAGAAGCTAAAAACGAAAGTTGGCCGGGTAGAATTCCCGCCGTTACTGACACGAAAATGATTGCTGCTTGGAATAGCTTAGTGATTTCTGGTTTAGCCCGCGCGGCAGCGGTTTTTGGGAATTGGGAATATCTGGAATTAGCGGTGAAAGCTGCTAATTTTATTTTAGATAATCAGTGGACGGATGGGCGGTTTCAGCGGTTAAATTATGACGGACACTCTGCTGTGACCGCGCAGTCGGAAGATTATGCTTTGTTTGTGAAAGCTTTGTTGGATTTGCACCAAGCGAGTTTGACTCTAGGAAACGGGGAAGAGGCAAAACAGTTGCCGAATTCTCAGTTTTGGTTGAATAAAGCTGTGCAGGTGCAAGAAGAATTTGATGAGTTTTTGTGGAGCGTGGAATTGGGAGGATATTACAATACTGCTAAGGATGCTAGCGGAGATTTGTTGGTGCGGGAACGCAGCTATATAGACAATGCAACTCCGGCGGCGAATGGAATTGCGATCGCCTCTTTGGTTCGCCTCGCGCTGTTGGGCCCGAATTTAGAATATCTCGATCGCGCCCAACAAGGTTTGCAAGCTTTCAGCAGTATTGTACAAGACGCTCCGCAAGCTTGTCCGAGTCTACTTTCGGCGATCGACTGGTATCAGCATTCTACCCTGATTCGCACGACTCCCGATCAAATTTCTGGGTTGATTTCGCAGTATTATCCGACTGCGGTCTGTCAGATTGAGGCTGATTTGCCTGAAGGTGTTATCGGGTTAGTTTGCGAGTGTTTGACTTGCAAAGAACCGGCGAAAACTCAAGAGCGGTTGTTGGCAGAAATTTTGCAGAGTCAAACGCGAGTCTAG
- a CDS encoding PEP-CTERM sorting domain-containing protein, translating to MKFQLNLVKSILAVAGVAAVSAVSAAPASAFSFGNIVGGDTPGDAYQNSFTFDVIDQGASVLFNISNSGNNAASEMFISQVLFDDNGYLSNAVANVGNIGTVAFSGGASDAQLPQGGNGFTTDYSFWSDNAGGNKWGIQGGETLGLSFTGNYANVVSALNTGALKLGLHVQALPKGASDSYISTISAANTEATPEPLTMLAAGAAVGFGTMFKKQRARAQKAE from the coding sequence ATGAAATTCCAATTAAACTTAGTCAAATCTATTTTAGCTGTTGCCGGTGTCGCCGCTGTTAGTGCAGTATCCGCAGCACCTGCCTCTGCCTTCAGCTTTGGTAATATCGTTGGTGGCGATACGCCTGGAGATGCTTATCAAAACAGCTTTACATTTGACGTAATTGACCAGGGTGCATCAGTTCTTTTTAACATCTCCAACTCGGGAAATAATGCCGCCTCTGAGATGTTTATCAGTCAAGTTCTCTTTGATGATAATGGCTATCTGTCTAATGCCGTGGCTAACGTTGGTAATATTGGTACGGTAGCCTTTAGTGGTGGTGCTAGCGACGCTCAGCTACCTCAAGGTGGTAATGGTTTCACCACAGACTATTCCTTCTGGAGTGACAATGCTGGTGGTAATAAATGGGGTATCCAAGGTGGCGAAACTTTGGGATTGAGCTTTACTGGAAATTATGCTAACGTAGTTTCCGCTTTGAATACCGGTGCCTTAAAATTAGGTTTGCACGTTCAAGCCTTACCCAAGGGTGCAAGCGATTCTTACATCAGCACCATCAGTGCTGCCAACACTGAAGCTACTCCTGAACCTTTAACAATGCTTGCTGCTGGAGCCGCTGTTGGGTTTGGTACTATGTTCAAAAAGCAACGCGCTCGGGCTCAAAAAGCTGAATAG
- the crtA gene encoding cyanoexosortase A: MFKRKLFWLIIIATALVTLNMTLLWKLDDIAHFWMSIVFWFAVGSLLWDNQDILKQSEIKSDLLSRVAGTLLIAFILFKSAVVSSKFDPFLRLAPFLSGLGLSLLAVGFQNLKLYWRELVILFFHGTPSVITLPLVDFITSLTAKFAYYSLWYVGFDVTRDGNYVALPTGRVLVNGGCSGIEAMNYLLGLAVVCLVMFPTKQNKALVIGVAVICGFIINVFRVAGMALLVASNRLDLFKYWHEGEGSLVVGMIAVILFGIFYQFMLKRDSKLSHSSGN; encoded by the coding sequence ATGTTCAAGAGAAAACTTTTTTGGCTCATCATTATCGCCACAGCTTTAGTAACTCTGAATATGACACTCCTTTGGAAACTGGACGATATTGCTCATTTTTGGATGAGTATAGTTTTTTGGTTCGCTGTGGGTTCCCTGCTTTGGGACAACCAGGATATTCTCAAACAGAGTGAGATAAAAAGTGACCTATTATCGAGAGTAGCAGGGACGCTATTAATAGCTTTTATTTTATTTAAAAGTGCTGTGGTTTCGAGTAAATTCGATCCTTTTTTAAGACTTGCACCTTTTTTGTCTGGTTTAGGTTTGAGCCTACTTGCGGTAGGTTTTCAGAACTTAAAACTCTATTGGCGTGAATTGGTAATACTATTTTTTCATGGCACCCCCAGTGTCATTACGTTACCTTTAGTGGATTTTATTACCTCGCTTACTGCTAAATTTGCTTATTATTCTTTGTGGTATGTCGGTTTTGATGTAACACGTGACGGTAATTATGTTGCTTTGCCGACAGGAAGGGTGTTGGTAAATGGGGGTTGTTCGGGTATAGAGGCAATGAATTACTTATTAGGTTTAGCTGTAGTTTGTTTGGTAATGTTTCCTACTAAACAAAATAAGGCTTTGGTAATAGGTGTCGCTGTCATTTGTGGTTTTATTATTAATGTTTTTCGAGTGGCGGGAATGGCATTGTTAGTTGCATCTAATCGCCTAGATTTGTTTAAATATTGGCATGAGGGTGAAGGTTCTTTAGTCGTGGGAATGATTGCGGTGATTTTGTTTGGGATATTTTATCAATTTATGTTGAAACGAGATAGCAAACTTAGTCACAGTTCGGGAAATTAA
- a CDS encoding CHAD domain-containing protein has translation MNVKTSAKVKTLGDAASGAIEKYFRKSVAHEAEVIKDKDAEELHQMRVGLRRLRSAVTGFAPVLDLPKEASEGKIGKVGRVLGTLRDLDVMLESLQNRYYPNLPADEQEVLDKALLNLLKQRHRALKGVRAILEHKSYESLKQSIEDWLEKPKFQAIEHLPITEVLPDLLLPQVSEFFLHPAWLLGTEYEDGQVKVADDLNAEAVEEKLAAEGTILHDLRKQAKRVRYLMNLFGDFYSETYEVYVEDVKAIQECLGDIQDSEVLGEFLTDFVARDRKKELPKLAGLLAENRYAAWQKWQILQRRYLSSEIRQGFRSALIHPVVEDAAREDSSQ, from the coding sequence ATGAACGTAAAAACATCAGCAAAAGTTAAGACTCTCGGAGACGCTGCATCTGGGGCGATTGAGAAATATTTCCGCAAAAGTGTAGCGCACGAGGCTGAAGTTATCAAAGACAAAGACGCGGAAGAACTTCATCAAATGCGCGTGGGATTGAGACGTTTGCGATCAGCTGTGACTGGTTTTGCTCCGGTTTTAGACTTGCCAAAAGAGGCTTCTGAAGGCAAAATTGGTAAGGTGGGGCGGGTTCTGGGAACGCTCAGGGATTTGGATGTGATGCTCGAAAGTCTCCAAAACCGCTATTACCCGAATTTGCCGGCTGACGAACAGGAAGTTTTGGATAAGGCTTTGTTGAATTTGCTCAAACAGCGCCACCGAGCTTTGAAAGGGGTGAGGGCGATTTTAGAGCACAAAAGCTACGAATCGCTGAAGCAGTCGATCGAGGATTGGCTGGAAAAACCGAAGTTTCAGGCGATCGAACATTTGCCAATTACTGAGGTTTTGCCAGATTTACTGTTACCTCAAGTCAGTGAGTTTTTCCTGCATCCGGCTTGGCTGTTGGGCACAGAATATGAGGATGGCCAAGTTAAAGTTGCTGATGATTTGAATGCTGAGGCTGTCGAAGAGAAGTTAGCAGCCGAGGGAACTATTCTGCACGATTTGCGGAAGCAAGCTAAGCGAGTTCGCTATTTGATGAATCTGTTTGGGGATTTTTACAGCGAGACTTACGAAGTTTATGTCGAAGATGTGAAAGCTATTCAGGAATGTTTGGGCGATATTCAAGACAGTGAAGTTTTAGGCGAGTTTCTGACAGATTTTGTCGCTCGCGATCGGAAAAAAGAGTTGCCGAAGTTGGCTGGTTTGTTGGCAGAAAATCGCTATGCAGCTTGGCAAAAATGGCAGATTTTGCAGCGCAGGTATTTGAGTTCGGAAATTCGGCAAGGTTTTCGATCTGCTTTAATTCATCCTGTGGTTGAAGATGCTGCCAGGGAAGATTCCTCGCAGTAA
- a CDS encoding cytochrome C6, which yields MKRLLSIALLAFAIFTVGFGRPALAGDAANGAKIFSSNCAACHIGGGNVVMAMKTLKKEALEKYGMNSLEAITTQVAKGKNAMPAFGAKLKPQQIEDVATYVLSQSEKDWKG from the coding sequence TTGAAAAGACTCTTATCGATCGCCCTATTAGCGTTCGCAATTTTTACCGTCGGCTTTGGCCGCCCTGCTTTGGCAGGAGATGCCGCTAACGGAGCTAAAATCTTTAGCTCGAACTGTGCTGCTTGTCACATCGGTGGCGGCAACGTGGTTATGGCCATGAAAACCTTGAAAAAGGAAGCTCTTGAGAAGTACGGTATGAATTCTCTCGAAGCTATTACCACTCAGGTAGCTAAGGGCAAAAATGCTATGCCTGCTTTCGGCGCCAAGTTGAAGCCCCAACAAATTGAGGATGTAGCAACCTACGTGCTCTCGCAATCTGAGAAAGACTGGAAAGGCTAA